One Actinospica robiniae DSM 44927 genomic region harbors:
- the tatC gene encoding twin-arginine translocase subunit TatC, whose product MAGKAGRSADDAARMPLGEHIRELRNRLMKAALAILLGAVIGFVFRSHILHTLENPVCNIQGLSGVGRKNAECPDGALVFSGATAQVNLSFKIAMYCGVVIGSPVWLYQVWAFLAPGLYKKEKKYSLAFIGAAVPLFVGGVVVCYFLFPVIMKVLLTFLNGAGASTMLDASQYMTFCLQMMTVFGVAFVLPLVLVLFNFIGILSSKAMRKHWRIIVLAIFVFGAVAVPTGDPFGMSALALPICVLYFAAVGVSEINDRRRARKRASMPGANLSPDEATDLDLSPAPIEQAESLEDIL is encoded by the coding sequence GTGGCAGGCAAGGCTGGGCGCTCGGCGGACGACGCCGCGCGGATGCCGCTCGGCGAGCACATCCGGGAACTGCGCAACCGGCTGATGAAGGCCGCCCTCGCCATCCTCTTGGGCGCGGTCATCGGCTTCGTCTTCCGCAGCCACATCCTGCACACGCTCGAGAACCCGGTGTGCAACATCCAGGGGCTCTCCGGCGTGGGCCGGAAGAACGCCGAGTGCCCGGACGGCGCGCTGGTCTTCAGCGGCGCCACCGCGCAGGTGAACCTGTCCTTCAAGATCGCTATGTACTGCGGCGTGGTGATCGGCAGCCCGGTCTGGCTCTACCAGGTCTGGGCGTTCCTCGCGCCGGGCCTGTACAAGAAGGAGAAGAAGTACAGCCTCGCCTTCATCGGCGCCGCGGTGCCGCTGTTCGTCGGCGGCGTGGTGGTCTGCTACTTCCTCTTCCCGGTCATCATGAAGGTGCTACTGACCTTCCTGAACGGCGCCGGCGCCTCGACCATGCTCGACGCCAGCCAGTACATGACCTTCTGTCTGCAGATGATGACGGTCTTCGGCGTCGCCTTCGTCCTGCCGCTGGTGCTGGTGCTGTTCAACTTCATCGGCATCCTCAGCTCCAAGGCGATGCGCAAGCACTGGCGCATCATCGTGCTGGCGATCTTCGTCTTCGGCGCGGTGGCGGTGCCCACCGGCGACCCGTTCGGCATGAGCGCGCTCGCCCTCCCGATCTGTGTGCTCTACTTCGCCGCGGTGGGCGTCTCCGAGATCAACGACCGGCGCCGGGCCCGCAAGCGCGCGTCCATGCCGGGCGCGAACCTCTCGCCGGACGAGGCCACCGATCTGGACCT